AAGTATTAACTGTTGCAGCAAATTAGGACATTGACTGGAATGTGGTGAAGCTGCTTTTTCACGACAAtagtacaataaataaaaagacaggTGTTAATTGAACCCCTTTATTCAAAAAAGGCATGTTTCATTCGCACACCTGCATCGAGTTCATTACAATTGATGGAGgaaaacctcaaaaaatcaacacaaaataaaatctttGCACTTCATGATAGGACGCTGCCCTCACTTAAGTCATCGCAGCCTCCACTGTCCATGTAATAAATACACCCACCGACTTTCCCCCAGAGTTGAgctctggggggaaaaaaagtgatttgtttttctttctttcttttaaggCTGAAATGCTGTCCTCACAGTCTGGATTGTCTCGTGGTGGTATTCTTCAGACTTAAGCTCACAACAGAATCGCGCAGGAACGATATGTTTATAATATctttaagaaacaaaaaataaggcAGGACGAGTAACCGAGAAGTTTGTTTAGGAGAAGAAACTCTGAAGATGTTGTACGACGGGGAcacaaatgaaagagaaaatgcTGCCAATTAGTAAAGGTAACTTTATGTCCACCTTCTGtatgtctcactctctcatgATGCATCCTGTGAAATGACATGCAGtgctgttttttaattaaatacaaaaagaatTGAAAGATGACAGATTTAATCagatgagccttttttttttaagtggttaAATTTAGTTTAGTCATCTACATGTATAAGTACCTCACACAACCCCAACTCAGAAATCCCAAACTAACCCTTAAATGTTATACCCACTTCGATTCAGTGGTGGCGAAGGCTCTCTGTGGTTCATCATGTACAAATGTCCCAGACGACAATGACATCATTCTAGTTTTACTACACTTTGGCTGGTACTTTCATCAGCAACTGGAAACGCAGTCGTCAAGCGATTACGTGTTCAGTCAGGGCTGAAAACAGGCCAGCTCTTCAAGTCATATTTACTATATATCGTTTGGCGACGTGTGGGAGATatagttttaataataataataaatgacaggGTATTTTAGCTACTTCTGCTCTGATTCtactttaaaataattttgCGAGTCCTCCAACTGAACTCCTATACATACTCATAACATACAAACTTACTGGAAGTCATTTAACCGAGGCTAAAATCTAAAGTGAGTGTACTCaacatgttattgtttgtgaGTGAGCACCCGCAGCCTGTAGACTGAGTGGAAGACGACGCAgggaaagtgtttgtgtttctgtgaacatcatcatgtgggggggggtttccGTCTCTAATATTTGATTTATAAGGTCGTTTAAAGCCCGTTTTAACAACAGCTCATCATTCCTGCTTTGGTAAGAGCTTGTTTAAGCAACCACAGAGAGACACCGATGGCAAAAAGCTGCACCAAATAGGAATTATACTTTAAAAGCTGGGGTTAGAAGTGCATTTCTGCACTTTACCTTTAGCCTCCGTTTACAACGTTAGGTAAAACTGCCCCATGATGGGAGACTTCAGAGTGAAAGGGTGCGGATCACTTATCAGTTGCACGTACACGTCTCCCGTTGTGGAAAAGGCGCCATTCCAGCATCGGCAATAACTGCCTACACTGTACAGCAACCTCAAAAGTCTAAAATAGAGTCGGGAGAGTAAATGAAATAATTGTAATTGAAATAAAAGTGTCAATAAGGACGGAGCATTTCACGAGATGACTGCAGATCATCTGTCACATATCACACGCGTGTGTCCGTGTTAAGGCCCGTACATACTCCGGGCCAGAACTAACTGTACCGGCCTTTAATCTGGGCAGAGGTGAGCACAGAGAGCCTCCATCCCAAAAATGTTACTATTTAATAACAATGTGGAGATGACACTCACCATgttaaaactatttattttcttgcaatcctgcctactgcagctttaagtagtCTTTATAGTctacttttaaaataacatgtgcCATCATCGCAGCGGTACGAGGTCGGCTTCTCCTTAACGGCACAGAccgtgtgtgcacacatgcaaactcctgtTGGTTAATGGATTCTAAGGagaaagcaaaagaaaacacaataaaaaaccGACGTGAGTGGATTCATGTTTTCAGCCGGGTTCAAACTGAGGAAGCAGGGCGGTGGACGGGTTAATGTTAGAACGACAACAACAAGGGGGAAGAAACCATTTCAGGCCCCCCCCTTTCccctctttaaaaacaaaagcacccTTTGTCTCAGTGTGAGCAGGTGTAAGGGGTCGCGGCGCTTGGTTTGTGACATGGTTCGacagtgctgtgttttctgtgtgtgtgtgtgtgtgtgatgcatagAGCAGTCCCCCACCCAGAACATCTTATCCCACCCCCTCCGTCTGTCAACCCATCACTCGCTGCACTTtcaagtacaaaaaaaagaaaagcaagtcTAAGGTCACAGCTCCTCAGGTTAAAAACCAGTGCATGGAGAATCTTGCACGAGCCGACATCCCCCGCTTTCCGCCTGCTTCACCCCAGTTATTCGGCCCAAAGGTTAGCGGGGGTTTGACATGTTCTCCGGGATGACAGGAGTCTAGAGAGGCCCCGGTGTTTCTCATTCATCTTGATTGGTGGATTTGCTTTGTTGCTGCATGTTTATATtcgtttttcttatttttcttattttttttttctctttttttttttactgaaagtACTGTACGATTTTGTTTCCACTCTACCGTCCACACTGTGTCTCAGTTGTTGTTGGTGGGCTTTCTATAAAGACTTCTTGGTCTGTTTCTTGCCCTTCTTGAGGGACAGCTTGTTCCTGATGTATCCACGCTTCCTCTTGGCCGTCTGCAGAGGGAGAATAGACGAGACATATacatgattaataataataataataatgagacgCACAAAGCACATACAGATGGAAACGAAATGAGCACCcagctctcacacacattgGAACATGCAGATGAGCAGGACATGACCTGGAGTTCTGATGAGACGGGAGGAGTGAGCGCAGCCTACCTTTTTGGAGGTGTACTTCTGCTTACTGGAGTCAGTACTCCGCAGCTTCTGCTCCACACGGTCTCTGTTTTCCAGCTTTTTGACCTTATAAATCCTGACCAACCAGTGCTCCGATGTGAAGGCTTCCTCCAGATGCTTCAGCTTTATGTCCTTGTTGCCAATCTCAGCGTTACGAGTGCGGTCAAAGCCTGGTGGTGTCCTGAAGTCCAACTAGACGGAAATGGAAAGAGGGTGATTCTGTCGTCATTACTTCTGTGTTATAATAAGTGTGAtgttatgtaataataataataataataataataatatatgactTTACCTGCATCTCTCCAAAGCGATAGTAAGACATTTTGTACATAAGGCAGTTGAGCAGGGTGGGCGAGCCAGCTTTGTCCACTCTGAACTCACCCTGCGGGGTAAAGTAGTCACTTTCCTGGGTGGACAGACAAGATAAGGAAATGGGtaaggggggggggcaaaaaaacacttcaagTGACAAACTATGGGCTAATATTTCATTCTGCAGCCAAACCTGAGAcctctgtgggggggggggggaaaggccAATAGAGGGCACTAGAGCACTATTCCTCACATAAGAATAATCGCAGAAATATGTTTTcacattatatttattatttaaagatgATTTTAGGTTAAGAGTCTTGCCCATGGACACTTGGACATGTGGAGCCTGGGACTGAACGACCTGTCACAAGTTGTGGAGTAGAATCTACAAcataaattagattaaaaatgttctacattttctgaaatactcGCTGATAATGCATTTTCCCACCCCGAGGCACAAGaatccccacccccaccccaccccgaCTGTCATTATAATTTGATTTATGAGCATTTGCTTCTCTTTAATCTACACACTGCCAACACAGCAAGGAGCAGCAAAGCCTCCCATTAGCTGAGAAAACAAATTTGCTtcatcaaaaacattttaaaagaagatTATGCTCAGAGTTGCAGGGCTGCTGTCAAAGGGAATGTCTCTGTTGTTGACATGTCAGCAGTgctcacacagacaaaaacacagatgaattcCACACTGTAGGCAGCTCCCGTCACTTCATTTTCTCATGTTCTCACCCTGATGTCCCTGGGGTGCTCTCCCTCTGCGATGCGCACCATCCACAGGAACTTGTTGATGTCATCGCCCGAGTAGCCAATCACACCGCCAAAGATGATCAGGACGTAGTCGACATCCAGTGACCTCATGATTTCATACGCCGCACTCTCGTTGGATGACATAGCTTTGCCCACCTGCATACAAACACATGGCGGTTCATTGCACCTTATGTGCTCTTATCTGTGGCTGCACATGCTTTAATTACTTTAATCTTTTCATAAGATATGAAGTGCTGACAGAGGAAAGTTCTGGAAAGTGACCAACACTTGATTTTACAGCAgataataatattatgagataaaagatTTTCCAATATAGATTTTTTCCATGTGCCAATTGGCACTCATTGATGAATGGAGAATCTGGCTGAAAACcatgtgcagtgttgtgttacagCCTCATGGTGGTGCAATAGACCAAGTCAAAAATTACCTGATACAGTGTTCCATTCCTCCAGAACCACAGGAGACGTCATAAAAGTGATTTCACAATAGAATTAACTGAGGTGAATAAAccaatctgtgtgtgtaaaatgggTGTAGCGCTCTTTTAATCAAAGGTTACATTTGCAGCGCCTGTTCAAAGCGTGCTCGTTGGTTGGAGCCCGATTGCTTGACACAATAGTTTGTGGAGTTAATATAAATTGATTTTCATATagaatgttattatttttgttatctcTCATCGCAAAAACCCTCGCACCTCTGGGTGTCGTTTCTTATCTTGGAGAAAAACGGAATGATTGCCTCATTTATGTTTAGATGGGAGGTCAGAtgtcggcagcagcagcagcggcggctcTCACCAGTGCTATGTGACTGTTGTTCCACGTGTTGTTGTCCACCAGCGTGGTTCGGTTTGCCATGCCCGCTATCTGGTAGCCATAGTCCCACCACGACATGACTCTGGCGTGCTCATCGGTGTTCTGCCTCAGCCAATAGTAGGCCTCTCTGAAGTCATCCAGGATGTTACGGGAGCTGGAAGATAAAAGTTAAAGATGGGTAAGGTCACACATGCATATCAAGAGAGTTTCTGATGTTCTTCCACAACTACGTGTTAAGGCAGAGGTATATTAGTGGGTAGAGAAGGTCTTTTTCTAACCAACAGGTCAGGATCCCCAGCTCATGTAGTCTCCTGTAGACCATTTACTACTTATTTGGTATGAAGAGTATTGAGTGACAGAGATGAAGTGATAATTTTAGATAAAATAAATTGGTTTTAAGgcttttttaattaatgttaaACCATGTAGACCATGGGtgttaaactcaaatgacctgacgGCCTAATAAGCGTCAAGTCTGGTAAAAAAACACTACTGTTCAGTAGCAGGTGGAGAATAGGATCTTAAAATGATAGCACAATATTCCATTATGAcatcacaataaagatattcatcataatatttcacaataaaaacatatttatgctgCAAAATAAGTCTATTATTGTCAGAAACCGAGAAATAAATCTGAAATTAAGAGAATAACATGGACAACTAGAGTTAAATCACCAAAGAAGcttttaaatatgtaatttcatgtacaatgtgatacatttaatacttacaaccaaatgtcttattactataataaaaaatgttgctAGTAAATATATTTAGTATCATATTCTGTCCATAATCTATCACCTGGATATCATCACTGTTCATGCCTCCACACTGATAAAAGCAGTTTTATGTATCTCACCCATCATGGTTGTAAGATGCCAGCACTACGCTGGGGCTGGAGTAGGCGTTGCTGGTGACCCACGTGCAGTGGACGGCGAACATCatgagcagcatcagcatcagcatggTGACTATGGACTTGATGTTGGGGCCCAGGCCCTCCTCAGCCTTCTCCTGCTCTGTAACGTGTTTACGCACCTTACCAGCCTGTAGGGGGCAGCACAGTGAAACTTGAGTCAGGATCAGTTGCACGTCTTTTGGAGTGATTGGGGAAAAACAGCAGTCACTTGGGGAATGTGTAAAAACCAAGCTTTCTTTAGCCCGTTTTTATGTCTACTGGTCGCCTGCTGAGATTTAATTGCACGAGTGCTGAACTGAATCAATGTCATGTTTCATGACGCTATAGTtgtcttttttccttctccctcttACAGAGGCGATCCTAGACTCTGGGGGCCCCCCACCCAAGCAATGAAGCTTACTGGGACCCATTCACCAACCCACCCATGTGAGGGGCTCATTACCGCCACTCGCAGGTCAGTGTAGGACATGGTTCATGTTGAGAGGTGAGACGTTTTCTCAATGTCAATAAGGGGATTTTGATGTAGGAATGGCTCTGGGGGGCCCACTTGTTATTTTTCTGGGGACCCAGAAGTCAACATTACTGATAAAAGGGCCGAATTAAGGGGGTTTGGATGTAGCGGTGGTGAGCTGCATATTAGGGGGCTTTATGGTTGTCATTTCTTTGGGAGCCCCAAGTATTTGCCTGGTATGTCTGTCCTGTCTTTGCACCTCTGCATTCTTCTCTCTGATGAATAGCTATTGTATTACTGTCTGGGTTTCAGCCGCCATCACCTTATCCTGGTCTGTGattgtttagtttttacttGGCTCGAGTCTTTCTCAGTCTCTGATCAAATGAAATAAGAGTTTGGCCATGTCTTTGAATACTTCACACTTCACCAGGCCAAAATTGTGTGGTGTAAATCAGACACTGCTGTTAACTACAACACGACACTACAAACTGATAAAAGTTCATGTGTTTCTTGTTCCACACAAACTGCCTTTGATAATAGTCCTATTGAATTGGAACAACAAATATACTATTGTTTGGTGTCCCCGTCTAACAGTATTTTCAAATTCAGCATTTAGActataaaatgttttctttgggACTAATGTCAGTTTctgctacaaaaaaaaacaatcttaaaGGTGAAAATGCACAGCAACATGAACATTTATCACCAAAAACAACGCTTATGCTCGAAAACACTGCAGCAAAGTTAAACGACACGACTGACGACCTTGTCGTAGAGGTTGCTGGCGTTCTTTCGGTCGTCCTCGTCGCTGCTGTCCTCTGCAGGGGGACTCTGCCGCTTCATGTCGTCTCCCAGGTAGTGCTCAAAGACGCTGGAGAAGGCCACCGCGGACAGCATGCACACCACCGGGGTCAGAGTGAGCATCAAACGCACCATCACGCCGGCAAAATACACAGCACTTATGGCATACAGGGCCACTGGTGTAAAGAAagcacagacagagaaacagggAGGTGAGAGGTGAGCAGGATGTTATAAAGCACTCCTAATGACAGTAATTCAATTCTACATGGAGACAATTTCCTTTCATTTAACACTGCCGGCTCATATTATCGGTCCAGAGTCTCTACACAGCTGATGTCAGCCAGCGAAATGAAATACATCCATGCTTTCCTTTGAAGCAACAGAGACTTTGGCTGAGTTGAGAGTAAAAACAACTCAGGTGAGAACAGGGTCAGAACACcaaatgtgtcagtgtgttttcagCTGAACTCGCATCAAAGACTCTCCGATGAGGAGTCTACGTGTGCGGAGAAAAgacgaaaaaaataaaatctctggtgtgaggaaacacacagacagggtTCAATCAGCCAAAAGAGGAGCTGCAGAGGACTGAACTTTATGTTGGCAAGCCATTACTGGTTCATTTTAGCTCAGTGCACATATATTGTATTGATACACTTACACCATGGCTGCTTTATTGAAAGGTCCAATGTGTGGGATCTACCAGCAGAgattgaatatatatatatatatatatatatatatatatatatatatatatatatatatatatatagtcttaATCacagccactccaccccctacATACATGTAGtgtatagtatgttttccatCATTTCAACTACAGtttgtttgagtgagtgagaaaaaaaaggcataagtcgtacacactggtcctttatgTGAATCTCGCATAATATTTGAACTTCGAAAAGCTCCAGACAATCGGATGAATAAGGTGTGACCAAGACACATCGGCATCTGGAGGAACATAGCTGTGAAACTGTACCAGCAGCCATTTCCTCACACCCATAACAATTTCTCTTAGCTTCGTCTCTGTgtcgttttttttaacacctCCGTCTCTGTACAGCATCTTGAATCTACCTCCgtgtatgaaatgtgctttataaatgacACCGTCTGTCCTTGTTCAGTGTACTGAGCAAGAGAGTGGAGGAGTAAAGAGACTCTTGACTGATAGCTGCTCGAGTCCCCACTTTAAGAGACAATTCTTTAAAAGAAGGAAATAGCGATGAAAAGAAAGATCTGCGTTTGCATTCGTCTGCTCAGCTGAAAGCTTACGATTTGTTTCACAGAAGCTGTCTGGGTATGAAAAATCATCCGTCATCGGTCTATCAGCAAATAAGATGATGTTCACTGATACATACATGGTATATGTTAATCGGGGCTTTCTATACAGAAagataaacacaacattaatttGTGTCCCCGcgcaaatataaaaaaacaaacaaaacatctgtatcAACACAACAGTATTTTACAATTAGTGcatcaatcttttttttaacgaAACCACAAAGagttttgtttgcatttgcgcGATTCATCAGAAAACTAGAAGCCGGCGCCCGGACTGCTTCATTTTCTACAATTAATTTTCATGACCGAAATAGAAAAGTTCAAGATTCTCGTTTTACTGCGGTCGTCTGAAAGTTAAGTCTTGCGTTTACAACTAGCAATATACGGTTTATTGTCAAACGTGAGGTCAAAAGAGGGATCTAACACGACACAGAGGCGgttattatttcactgtttaatCATTGCTGTACTccattctttttaaaaaaaaatttccatAATCACAGGAAATGACAATAGCGGGGCAATAAATTGTGCTCAGAGATCACATCAAGTATGATACAAATGTCAGCGCCTCCATAacttgtctgtctttgtcttgctCCGGGATCATTTTTACAATCTAAATTCTCCTGCGGTGACCTTTTGAAATTCTACACTGTTGCTTTTAGATGCAATGATAAAAACATCAATTCAGGGTGGACTGTCGTGCACTTCAGGAACggcaaataacaaaaacattactCAACAGACGTTGTTTTTAACAACATACACACTGTCGTCTTCAAGGTAATTGAGTATATTTGCCTGAAGAAGATACATAGGGTAAAAGAAACAAGGTTTCCTACAGAGAACACCCTCCATCATTCCTCTCCTGAGTGATGAGGACACTGAATCACGACAAAATATACTGGGTGAGAGAATGTAACTTGTATAAGCCTTATAATTGAGATACTGAAATGTACTCTATACTCTACTGGTACAATCAGAGACAACAGATGGGTTATTATACAGTTATGTCCAACACCAAATGCACTTTTTGACTTTGTGCTTTTAATATCAGCAATAATACTAATATAGGAACAACTCTGGTGTctaatttacatattttaagtTTGCcttatgggggaaaaaaaaggggttttcttccctcttttttgggctgaatattctctggttacAGACCCTGGGTTGCCATTTGAATTCTGTGACGGGTCAAGGGCTGAGgggcccctgagcaaggtgcctaacccccactgctcctgtggctggtttgtgtgttcaccAGTGGTGTGTAACAAAGTAAAATGCTCCATAACGGATTGGTGTGTGCAAATATATAATTCCAAGAAATCCCAAGAAGgataatttttcaaaaatactacccttattctagtaacaccaaattggtgaagtattcctttaagtggcACGATTTACAAGCTAGTTTTAAGAATTCTAGCCAAGTAAAATGTCTCACCCTTCTGGCAGATTTTTCGTttccacaaaacaaagacacttcAAATCAATCAATTTGTTTGAATTTGACTTATTTCTAATGTCCTGTCCTTTTTGCAGTGACACCCAGAAAACTGGGTCCAGACATTGTCGAGTGTTTGTCCTCCTCATATGACAAGTGCAGGGGAGTGAGATGCATTCACAACAGCAAGAGAATCTCTGGATTCATCCATGCAAGTGTCAAGGCACCCGCCCAGTGAGTTAATACTAAGGagagtttctcctgctgctttctCACACGAGCTCACTTGGACTTTATCCCGAGATCATCTTCAGgtgttagctgtaggcaactgcgAAACTAATGAAGACGATTATGACCCGAGTGACAGCGAACCTTCAGAGACTTAATATAATCTGGTGATAAGACGAGAGAGCTGTCAGGAAAACCTACAGAGAACGTCCTGAGTGACTTCTGTGGACATTTgcattcacacccacacactggaGAATGTCTGTACTTCACTGCAAGTCTGAGAGCAGATGGAGACTAAAAGACAGACTCAACAATTCTATACAGTAAATTCATTTGCCCTTGGAAACAAAGCACATCTAATTCCTTAACCATATATCGGTGTTACTTCCGCTGTCACTTGTGTAATGTCGCTTACCAAACACCCGTTCATCGTTGATGTTCTTGATGCAGAACCAGAGACCTGCTGGGAAGGTACAGACGAGGATGTGAAGGTCAAAGAAGAAGGACACCCAGGTGGTCGGCTGGTGCTCAGACACCGACGCTATTATGGGAATGTGGATCTTAGCATAGCTGTGGAtccaaaaaacaagaaaagaaggagaaacaGGCAGGAGTGAGATACTCAGGCAAATAATTCTCTTCCCTTTCATCTCCTCTTTCACAGCTTTATGATTATATTGATCATGACACCACAAAGACTGCTCACTTATCAACTACACATTCACATATAGACGTCTACGTCTAGTCTTTATAGACGTTTATAGTTCAGCCAGCCACTGTACATCGTAACAGAATGAAACGACAGTTGCAAGGTCGACTTCTGTTGGAATTCATGAATGTGGAGGTCACGTAGGTCACGGAGCAAAggatagggctgcaacaattattaaCCGTCTACTAGTTTAGTTACtagtttgaaaaaagaaaaagaaaatcggTTTGAGTGTCTTTCTCAATAATTCAAACcgtttattttctggtttctttgctccatataacaaagaaatcattaaaactgaatcatttttggttggtggacaaaacgagacatttgagaacaccaTCATTTCCAGTTCCACCACTGAATCCAATTAATCTGCAGTGTTTCCCAGATACTCTCACTGGTGAACTGATGAAATGGCCTACCCACTCATGAATGTAGTCAATAGTGATATTTTGTTTCATCAAATACATGcctatttaattaaaaatcatattttttttttctttttccgagTTTCCGCTGCTACTTCGTCTTCTTAAGTAAAACATTTACTTTCCttcaattatttcacatttgcaAGTTGCAATTGGACATTCTGTTCACAGTTTTCGACTCATATTCAGAATATAAATATGGATACTCTGGCTGTCAGCTCCATTGATGACAGACTTTCTCTGTGGCAGctctgtgtgcgcattcaatCTGAAGACTTTGCCGTGGCCAGgtaattttatttcattgtaaTTCATTCTGTGTGTTCGTTGTTTCTTTCCAATAAACAAACTGTCTCAGGCGTCCTTGTATCATTTTCCATTTTGAATAGGCTTTATCATGTTTGAAGTGATGTTTGACTGGGTTAATGTTTACTGAAATCTACATGAAACACGTAAGCAAACTGTGGCGTGATCAAAGCATATCgtcttgtctttgttttctatgATGCTGGCaccacttttaaaaacaaacaaacataaatgacAATATTTAGACGTCAGCGTGAAGCTGAGGAAGAAGCCAGTGGTGGATTCCGCTGTGAAATCCACTGTCAATCACAACATGGCAACATCCTACAGCAAAACCTGCTTTATCACCTGTTAAGGCTGAGAATGGGACCATAGTTTATCACTGGGGCACTTCCACGGCCAGTGATGTGGTTGTGCCTTATCTGGAGCCAATTTTTTACTATATTCACGGCCAAAGAACTGATTCCACACCGACAACTCTTTTACTCGTCTTGAAGTGAAAACTGCTCCCTAAACTCCCTTCTTCAGGTTCtacggtttcctcccacagtccaaaaacatgcagattttggagattaggtgaattggacactttaaattgattGTAGGTGTGATTGTGGGAGTGAATGGTTTTTTGTCTCTACGTggccctgtgacggactggcgacctgtccagggtgtaccacgcTTTTCGCCCcatgttagctgggattggctccccccgcgaccctcatgtggaggataacgcagTAGAGCAGGGCTATTCAATTCCAAACTCAGTTGGACCGCATTTCCAAACCAAGAAATCAAGCTGGGATAGACATTTTCTACAGCCAGAaagcagcaggtgaggacacatttaaaatgtacatggaaaaagtgcattaaaaaataatgaaagaacTAGCAATAAAGTTAATTTGGTCATACCTGTCCTTCAGGT
The sequence above is a segment of the Solea solea chromosome 13, fSolSol10.1, whole genome shotgun sequence genome. Coding sequences within it:
- the LOC131471235 gene encoding dolichyl-diphosphooligosaccharide--protein glycosyltransferase subunit STT3B-like, whose protein sequence is MAELHPATDSKHKSSLNSGASYSGNGRSSAAFMERGNSNAGAGGGGGGGLSGGLSQPAGWQSLLSFTVLFLAWLAGFSSRLFAVIRFESIIHEFDPWFNYRATHFLTTNGFYEFLNWFDERAWYPLGRIVGGTVYPGLMVTAGLIHYVLNLLHVTVHIRDVCVFLAPVFSGLTSISTFLLTKELWNQGAGLLAACFIAIVPGYISRSVAGSFDNEGIAIFALQFTYYLWVKSVKTGSVFWAIGCCLSYFYMVSAWGGYVFIINLIPLHVFVLLLMQRFSRRVYIAYSTFYIIGLVLSMQVPFVGFQPIRTSEHMAAAGVFVLLQVYAFLQYLKNRLTKQEFQTLFFLGVSLAAGVVFLSVIYLTYTGYIAPWSGRFYSLWDTGYAKIHIPIIASVSEHQPTTWVSFFFDLHILVCTFPAGLWFCIKNINDERVFVALYAISAVYFAGVMVRLMLTLTPVVCMLSAVAFSSVFEHYLGDDMKRQSPPAEDSSDEDDRKNASNLYDKAGKVRKHVTEQEKAEEGLGPNIKSIVTMLMLMLLMMFAVHCTWVTSNAYSSPSVVLASYNHDGSRNILDDFREAYYWLRQNTDEHARVMSWWDYGYQIAGMANRTTLVDNNTWNNSHIALVGKAMSSNESAAYEIMRSLDVDYVLIIFGGVIGYSGDDINKFLWMVRIAEGEHPRDIRESDYFTPQGEFRVDKAGSPTLLNCLMYKMSYYRFGEMQLDFRTPPGFDRTRNAEIGNKDIKLKHLEEAFTSEHWLVRIYKVKKLENRDRVEQKLRSTDSSKQKYTSKKTAKRKRGYIRNKLSLKKGKKQTKKSL